Part of the Zingiber officinale cultivar Zhangliang chromosome 6A, Zo_v1.1, whole genome shotgun sequence genome, CTTCCCTCCAAGATTCAACAACAATTACCTCAAATCATTTGAGTTTAGTAAATGATTGGTGACatgtaaaataaactaattttGAAAGTTTGATTTCCAAATATAGCACTCTCACTctcttattaataataataataataataataataatctcataTTTTCTCTCTATCTAACATCCACTCATTTTTCCctaaataaaatcatcctctccAAAAATCCCTCCCTCCCTTCCTTTATAACCATCCTCACATGCCTCTTTCTAACTCACCTCATTCCTCCTCCCCTTGAATTGGTTCCGATAAAGGAACCTACACCAAGCTCCACAGCCTTAATTAGACGACTCATAGCCTCATCGATCATGGGAGGTTGTGCGAGTAAACCAACAAACCTCGAAGGTAAGCTACTCGACACCGATGACATCCTAGACACCCAAGTGAGCTCTACTCCTCTTCAAGTCAAGGAGGTAATTAAACATAAAATAGATTAATTATAactttttccccttttttttaaaacctttttaaatatatttttgtgattTATAGGCTCCCGCGATAGAAAGCATAGAAGAAGAGCCAAAGACTCCCGAAAGTGAAGTGCTCAATGACAGATTGAGCGAAAGCATAGAAGAAGAGACCAAGGTCGAGgaaagtgaaagtgaaagcgggAAAGAAGAGAGTGCAATGGTTGTTGACAAAGGCGAggaggtgaaggtcaaagaagaagaagagaaatcaaGTTAACATACTGAAAATTAATGATTTGTTCAATTAAATGGAGAaaaatcttgttaatttaattgcTGATCTTTAATTAATTATCATCAGTCTGGGATATACGTGGCTGCTTAAATTGAGTGatgctaattttattttctttaatataaatttaatatttttcaaaattttgatcaattaatttgcattaaaatttaaatttttttacttaaaactaCTACAAACTattaaaataatcaaaatttaaacTCATTTATTAATGTTAACCCTTTCAGTCTACTACATACGCAGTCTCAATAGCTTGAACAGTATTTTTGAATGGAGGGATAAGATACATTCTGAAAAATAAGTAcactttttaataaattttaaaatttaaggaaTGTTGAAGTAAAATggcatttaatttttaaacaaaaaatggCAAATCTCTAATAATTCTAGGACATATCGTTCATCAAATAATTTAaacgaattaaattaaaattttattattctaTTGACCATCCATATGAGATTCGGAAAAGGTGGGCTGGCTGTCCTTTTGGCACCACGGATTGAAAATAAAACATATAAAATTCAATGAATTGATCCGCTTAATTTTAaccaaattaaattttctaattttttaaatatctGTAACTCATTTTGTACCTGAGGTCATAGTGTTGTGATAAAATATTTAAGTCTCCTCAAATAGGTCTAGTGACTAGTGTATGAGTTGTCATTATGAAGTATGGGGTTTGAATATtgataaaagtcaaaataaaatacTTACCTTATGTGCTATTCACTATTCTAAAtattagtagccgtccgtgatttacctctttcgtgttgtccctgggacgaattgacgggagtgctgggggcgagcgtattcaccttttgccaccgtAATATGATATTTAAGTTATCATCCAGACACCCGTGATTTGAATCCTAACTACAACgtatttatagaaaatttttctCTAAATGAGGAGTATAATCAAAGGATATTGGACTTCTAGATTGATCGTCATATgtgcttctcgatttatcctgataATCGATGATAAATTCTCGTGGAGTCGGATCGGTCACCAAGATAGTCATTTTTTTTAGTCTGtaactcatttttttttttaattttttaacggACTTCGAAACTATTTATGTAATTCGTAACCCATGCTAAATTAGATAGGCTTGAAGGCGGGCCGGCCCTCGCAGTCAAATGTTAACGGGCCGACCCGCCCAGACAGTTCAACCCCGTTCTTATCCTTTCGTTTCGACGTGGGGACTCGTTTCTCTCCCGATACAAGACCTAGAAATCGGACGGTTCGCATGCGGCATCGGTCCCCTCCCGCCCGTTGGATTTCAGCCGTCTGGCTCCGCAGGCCTCGCAGCACCCTCTATATGAACACCCCCACGCCGACAACAACGGCCACGCTTCGCAATCGCTTTGAGAGCCGCCGTAGTGCGCGTGAGTTGCCTTTTAGGGTTTCCCTCTCTTGGCCGCGTTTCTTGTTCTTTCTCCTCGTCGATGGATCCAATGGACGTCCGCTCCAAGGGCACGGTGAAGTGGTTCAACGACACCAAGGGATTCGGCTTCATCACGCCCGACGACGGCGGAGAGGATCTCTTCGTCCACCAGTCTTCCATCAAGTCCGACGGGTTCCGGACCCTCGCCGAGGGAGAGAGCGTCGAGTTCTCGGTCTCCGAGGGCGACGACGGGCGCACCAAGGCCGTCGATGTCACCGGGCCTGATGGATCTGCCGTCCAGGGCGGAGGCGGGGGCGGTGGCGGGGGCGGTGGCCGGAGGGATGGCTACGGTGGTGGCCGCGGGGGAGGATCTCGGAGCGGGGGCTATGGGAGTGGCTACGGCTTCAGCAGTGGTGGCGGAGGAGGAAGGGGGAGGGGCGGAGGCGGTTATGGCGGGGGAGGTTATGGTGGGGGAGGATATGGCGGGGGAGGCGCTTGCTACAAGTGCGGCGAAACTGGTCACATGGCTAAAGATTGTTATCAGGGAGGCGGCGGAGGCGGCAATGGTGGAGGCGGCGGCGGCTCTTGCTATAACTGCGGTGAGATGGGTCATATTGCTAGAGATTGCTACCagggtggcggcggcggcggcggcggcgggggTGGGAGGTATGGTggtggtggcggcggcggcggcggcggctccTGCTATAACTGCGGCGAGACGGGGCACTTTGCTAGGGAGTGCCCTGGCAGGAACTGATAATGGATCAATATTCACCATTTGCATCAACTTTTTGTCCTTCTATCTGATACCCTGATACCTCCTAGGTTTTGTGGTGCTTATAGTCTTAGTATTTCCCCTCTTTTGCAACGCATGTGCATGTCGATTGCACTTGGTATGTGGATTTTGTTGGATTGCAATTTGCTTTTGGTTCTGGAAAACAAAGTTTCTATTGCTTATTAGTGTGTTTCCAATCTTTTCCTTCACTGATATGCATGCGTTCCAGTGTTTTTACTGATCTTCTCCTTAAATTTCTTATAACTTTGCGCAGGTGAACTACTAATTCTCAATCTCACTTGATCTCATGCTCTTAATTCTAGAACTAGCGTGTTCAATCCAGTTGGAGGTAAGCTTTGGTTTGCATTTTTTTGATAAAAGTGACCATCCTCGTAACTTTCTCTACAGTTTATTCTATGACTTGAGTGGCGTTTCTAGTAACTATTCTGCAAGTTTTGTGACCGCAGGCATCTTATTGTTTGCTGTGTGTTCCTTATGTTAATAAATTGGTTTGTGAGTTAAATCTTTTGTAATTAAATAATTAGCTATTTCTTAAttatctagttttttttttttaaaaaaaatgttttatggCCATTGTTTCTATTGCACTTCTAATATGTCTTTTTTCAAATATACAATATCTGAACTTGTAAAGTCCTAAAGTCTTTATTTACTTCATACACATGCATACATTCATTCATGTACAATTGAACAACTAGTTCCATCAAATAATTACAATAAGATCTATAGACAACTATATCTAGCTATTGTGAACATGACATTGATATTTCATTTAGCAATTTACTCGTATATAGGGAGGGTGCATTAGAATAATAAAGAAAATGTAATTACCATTACCACATAGCTTAGAAGATATCAAGGATGCCATGGATGGGGCGGTGGCAAAGCGGGCAGTCGAATTGTGTAAGCCACATCTCCCTGGCGCATAGTCGGCAGAAGGTGTGACCGCATTGTATCAGAGCTGTGCCACGAGGCCTCCCTTCGCATGCGCTGCATCGTTGCTGCCCCTCGCTTTccttgttctcctcttcttccttcataAAGCTAAACGTTGAATATCCCACCATTTCTTCGCTTTTGttgttctcctcctcttcttccaccAGATAACTTATTGTTGAATATCCTGTTAGTGGCATTTCCGCTTCTTCCACCGCCTCTCGCGTTTCTTCGTTGGTCATTGTTGCTATTGGTTCTTCTTGTTCGAGAACCGGAAGGATTTCATACACATCATCGTCGTGATTCTTGTCGATGGCCATCGTATCGTGAGGAGCTATGAATGGCGGTCGAGGTTTTGCGCAGCAATAGATGAAGCCCCACCGGATCTTGAAGCTCCTCCATTTCTTCTTCCCAATTTTCTCGGCTTCCATTTGTTTTTTCGATCCTTTTACTTTACTCGGGAGCTTTTTTATTTATCGCTACCAGGCTTTTAGAGGAGGAAAGGGGTTGAGATTTGTTGTCCTTGCTCCCCGAAAATTAGAAAGCTTAAACAAACTTGACTAATCAAAGGATTGATAGGGTGGAACACCTCTCCATTTTTATCCAATGGGCGATTCTCATAGCTCGGCATGATGCTCCTTGAAGTATTTTTGTGAATTTTCTTGATTATTTAAAGTTGGATGGATATTAATCGGCGAAAATCAAAATTAATGATGCTTTAattgaaattataaaataaaatgaaacaaaacttttgaaaagaaaaaaaaagaaataagggcataaattaaatgataaatatgTTACGTACACAAATGCAATAACCTACGTCTTGCGCGACAGATTAGAAAAATCTCTGCTTTCTTCTCAACACTCTACTCTCGACGAGCATAAGAAAAACTCAGCCGACCCTTCGCCTTCTAAGGTTTCGCTCTCTTGCTCTTTCGCTTTCTTGATTCTGATTTCTCGTGTTAACCGACTGATCGGCGCTCCTGGGTATGAGATCGCATCCTCTGGGTCAAGGCCATGGGCATCCTCTTCACCAGGATGCTCTCCTCCCTCTTCGGCAACCGCGAGGCTCGGATCCTCGTCCTCGGCCTTGACAATGCCGGGAAAACCACCATTCTCTGTGAGTTTCTGCCGCCTACCTTCCCGCTTCGCTGttgatctctattttttttttttattatgtgtttGATTGTTTCAGATCGGCTTCAGATGGGCGAGGTGGTTTCCACGATACCAAGTCAGTGAATCTCATAGCTTTCGCCCTCTCCCTATGCGTTATCTTCTTTAGAATTTGGATATTCAGGTTTTGCTAATTGTTGGACGCCATGCGCTGTTTCTGATTTGTTTAAGCGATTGGATTTAACGTGGAGACTGTGCAATACAACAATATCAAGTTGCAAGTCTGGGATCTGGGTTCGTCGCCCACAACATCTGATTTCATTTCGCTAATCTAATTGCTTTATGTCGTCGTAACATTTGTGCTCATTATATTGGTATGTTAAACTGTACCCCAAATACGCATGTGATTGATGCTAATAATTTCTTGGTGTTAGCACTTTGGAAATAGAAGTTTGGCTAAAATCTCACAGCATTGAGTATGTGAGATGCATAGTTGAGAGCATGACTGTCATTTGAGGTTTAAACATCTTAACTTTTCGATTTCATACCAATACAAGGTTCATACTGAATGGAGGATTGACTAGCTTCAGAGTGTGAGATAAATTGGCGTGATGGTCCGagattctaattttaaaatatggcGCTCAACTTCCTGGATGTACAATTGGGTTACAAGATGGTGTTACCAATTTTTAATATGAAATTTGACCATGCAGAGTGTAAATGCTAAGGGGTAGTAGGATGGCATTGGTGTTAGacttgtagaaaactacaagtaaCTTTTTCACGGAATTTTTGACCATTTATTTGTTCCTTCCATGTATAGCTTCAGTATGATAATTGTCATTTGACTCATCTTGAGTTGCTTTGGGAAAAATTGTTAATTTTATATATAACCCATAGGAAATAGTGTCCCTTTTATTGGATTGTACTTGATATTTACTATCGTCTATCGCATTGTAGGCTGCATGATGAGTTGGTCAACCTTGTTTCTAACCCCATCCAACTCTTTGCTCTTTTTACAGAGTTTAACCATTTTTTAGTGTTGATTGATGTTGGCCATGGTTGGCACAGTTCCATCCACTCTCATGTCTGAGtattttcatattattataatattatttgtgGTCTATATTAAGCAGAGAATCGTCTTTAAAGAAAATAGTCCTTCTTTAAGAGTTTAAAACCCTTCAAGTCTTTGGGAATAACAGATGCATCTATAAACTGTTAATTGGTGGTCTTTTCTTATATAAGATATCTGAAGCCAACTTCCTTAATGTTTTACAAActccttttttttcctaaaaTGTTTCTTGACTCTTTTGCCATTCTGTGTCTGTTTCTGACTTTATTTTTTCAACTGAACAGGTGGTCAAACAAGTATCAGCTAGTTCCCTTCTCTCTTTCAAGTTTTTTATGTACTATATTTATTATGTTTCATGTCTGTTTGCCAACTTATGCTTGTTTCTACTTGTCCATTGTCAAATCCtttcctattttttattttatttttacactgCTGGGGACCTTTATTCTGCATATCTTCCTGCGTTGATTTCCTTTATACTTCAATGAATTTAGTGCCCTTGAAAAACCTTTGCATATCTATTAATGATATCAGTCAATGTGATGAAACATTATATATATTGGAGTACAGAAAAGTTCAAGCAATATTCATATTACTATTTGTTTATGCAAGTAATAAAATTGCTCACAGAACATATTTTATTTCTTGATTTCTTCCAAGCAACCATTATCATCATCAAATTGTGTAAGTCTCGACTGTTTGGGTTCAGAAATATGGTCTAGAGTCCAAGATATCCTAGAATAAGTGATAACTGACTATTAACATGAACTTGCCTTAATGGAAAATGTATTGATTAGGCCACATGCAGATTGACATGTGTTTCAGatattgtttttttgttttttctatgtttatttatttatttttatattttcagtTATATATTAATGTATCGATGCAATATAGCTAGTTACTTTGACTTCTTTTATCTTTTATATAGACCATATTGGAGATGTTATTTTCTAAATACTCAAGCTATCATATATGTTGTCGATTCAAGTGACACTGATAGACTCGTCACTGCTAAAGATGAATTTCATGCGATCATAGAGGTATGGACCTTTTTTGTCTGTCTTTTAATTGGTTCAAAcaatttgattttctttttgaCAAGATGTGACTATATTCTTGAGATGTTTGCTGGTCCACTTCAATGTTATTTGTTTTCTTGATTATTTTCTTTCTGTGGCGCTGACAAACCTTGTCCCAACACCTAAAATGCTTACATTACTTTCTATATTTATCTATTTAAGATTGATTCATTAAACAGTGAAGAATATAAAATCCCTTCATCAACAGTTTAAACTGTTAACAGAGCAACCTACTCTTTCAGTTTTTTTCATTGTATTCTATTGACTGTTAATTGTTTTTCATTGCATTGGTTTTTGACATTTTTGTAGCGTTATATCTCAGGTGATATTATATTGATTCTTGTTTTTTCATAGGAGGAAGAGCTAAAAGGTGCAGTAATCCTTGTTTATGCTAACAAACAGGTGAAATAGTCTTTGGCTTGTGAATTAGTTGCCAAAGTATCTaaagaaattaattttgaagttttatacaataatttaattttaaagttaggAGGGGAAGAAACAGATGGGCCAAATGCTGCTTGAACTTTTACCCTCTTTGCAATCCTTCAATTGAAGTGCTCATTAGCAGAAATCCTCACTCAAGATTTCTTTTTGTTGATTTTCTGTCAATAATATGCAGGATCTCCCTGGTGCTTTGGATGACGCTACAATAACAGAAGCCTTGGAACTTCATAAGATCAAAAATCGGCAATGGGCTATCTTTAAGACTTCAGCCATAAAAGGAGAAGGGCTATTTGTGGGATTGGATTGGTATCTttgattaatattttcaaaattctggtTAATGTTTTGACTAACAAACACAGGAACCACATAACTCTTAACAGATTTTGAAAAATGTCAAACAACAATTGGTTCTTCCCAACAAGTttcactgattttttttttatttattttcttttatgcagGCTTAGCAACGTCCTTAAATCTGGTTGACCTAAATTTTGATAGAGTTTATGCAATGCCAAGGCTGCTTGTGGCCAAGTGTTAAACTCACATTCATATCTCATCTTGCTGATTCAAAGTTCAGTTAATTGTAGATGTTATAGGATTCGAGACACTGGAACTCATAGCTGCCTATCTTTCAAGTGAAATTTCATTTTGAAAGCTTGATATGATACACTTGAATATTTTGcttcaaaaaaaaaacagagtTAAATTGCTACAAGAGGTGGAAGAAACTGGGGCACAGCCTCCTCTCTGGCGGGTTGGATAGCTAGAATTATCGCAACTGATTTCTCAAGACCCTAAACTGGAGAGGCCTTCTATTTCTGCAGCCCTTCTCTGGTATCCCTTACAGCTCCATTACTTGGTGCATTCGCTGCCTTTTTGCTGCATATATTAAATACTTGTCACTCTTAAGTCATAACAAAACAGAAACCTTTTTGTTTACaagtgtttttaaaaaattaattctgaaaataatcttatttttaaaattttgattttagtgggcaaaagaaacataaaataatttttgaatttggttAGGAAAAAGTAATTGTACCtttcaacatatatatatatatatgatccaaaTCATGGGTTGTGCAATTTTTTATTATGGGTtgtgcaaatttttttttaaaaaatagttttaatattataatccaaatcataaatttaaagtttaaattcaAAATCGAAAAAAATATACGCAGATAATTagggtaatatatatatatatatatatatatatatatatatatataattaatttaaataccACCATTCGAATTGCCATGTGGGGGTAGTATCACCGGTCTCTTTCCTCTTGTATTTTTCTTGCCAACTTGCTGCTAAGTAGAGAGATACCTTCCAAGCAAGCCAACAAGCCATCAAAAGGGCAGTACGCCAAAGAGGAGGAAGAGCAGTGCGGCCATGGCGTTGGCTTcttgccttcttcttcctttgctccTCCTCGCCACTGGAGCCTCAGGAATCGTCTCCTCCCTCCCAAGTGCAGCCGTGCAATCGTTGGTCCGCAAGCGCAAGTCATCCTCCGGTCAACTTCCGTTCGCCGCCCACTTCTTCCCCCAGCAAATCGACCACTTCAACTTCCGCCCTGACTCCTCCCGCGTCTTCTACCAGAAGTACCTCCTCAACGCCTCCTTCTGGGACAAGGGCCCTTCTCACTCTGCTCCAATCTTCGTCTACACCGGCAACGAAGGCAACATCGAGTGGTTCGCCGAAAACACTGGCTTCATGCTCGATATAGCCCCCAGGTTCAACGCCCTCCTCCTCTTCATCGAGGTaatcgacaagctcctcgtgcatccAGCTTAGCCGGCAGATCCCACTTTGGCATCGCTGCCGATCGTCTTTAATCGTACCAATTCTATTGTAGCATAGATTCTATGGCGATTCCATGCCGTTTGGGAAGGATTCGTATAAGTCCGCTGAGACATTGGGGTACCTGACTTCCACTCAAGCGTTGGCAGATTATGCAGTTCTTATCAGAAGCTT contains:
- the LOC121996050 gene encoding glycine-rich protein 2-like, which produces MDPMDVRSKGTVKWFNDTKGFGFITPDDGGEDLFVHQSSIKSDGFRTLAEGESVEFSVSEGDDGRTKAVDVTGPDGSAVQGGGGGGGGGGGRRDGYGGGRGGGSRSGGYGSGYGFSSGGGGGRGRGGGGYGGGGYGGGGYGGGGACYKCGETGHMAKDCYQGGGGGGNGGGGGGSCYNCGEMGHIARDCYQGGGGGGGGGGGRYGGGGGGGGGGSCYNCGETGHFARECPGRN
- the LOC121994667 gene encoding E3 ubiquitin-protein ligase RNF8-like, translating into MAIDKNHDDDVYEILPVLEQEEPIATMTNEETREAVEEAEMPLTGYSTISYLVEEEEENNKSEEMVGYSTFSFMKEEEENKESEGQQRCSACEGRPRGTALIQCGHTFCRLCAREMWLTQFDCPLCHRPIHGILDIF